A single Vulpes lagopus strain Blue_001 chromosome 3, ASM1834538v1, whole genome shotgun sequence DNA region contains:
- the MICALL2 gene encoding MICAL-like protein 2 isoform X6: MAAIKALQQWCRQQCEGYRDVSITNMTTSFRDGLAFCAILHRHRPDLLDFDALRKENVYENNKLAFCVAEEQLGIPALLDAEDMVALKVPDRLSILTYVSQYYNYFHGRSPIGGMAGIKRPPSDSDEEPSGKKAPSQLARPSPTPARGQPLSPVSTNPTVQRKDGSLGGPLLKTGQASAVSSTCAVCGKHVHLVQRHLADGKLYHRSCFRCKQCSNTLHSGAYRATGEPGVFVCSSHHPEAASASPTLRGPAPRQPGAIPSDSKPPSAPQKAQEANGPRDAGPESRPAAREPVMGNSTVKGVPATANPLATAASHVHAGSPARPAFLAGLQGGRASTRVANSSPVGWSSVGQHTAAVIPRSAPMPNAPDSRPATPQGRVTPQVAPPYTKVSLGPTSPGPADTPDWAPSAASKMQQARERFFQTPGAAPSPGPAGRAPAPADVPSGANSREQALSCLRKALPRLETGALAPGRSSPATSPALKSHSRAEGPQASPSAKLSQVVPAQVLSPPARTEPPAPSVSTTSRASMSPQVDKKDPPVSSGASRVGAGSTLKPEAPVAKGSGTSPQEGQEDGPAGWRARLKPVEKKHPAERVLGEPRTGDAPGKAPGSSEGHVHVPPPPRWPDRTAGTASPGPGLSATSPSPSSSHRKKLAVPASLDVSGDWLHSEPSGQEAPARSWKEEKRKPPAQGTPGRSLGSSSVPTPPSKAVTNPATRPPNYMPPEEIQRHMQDIERQLDILELRGVELEKRLRAAEGDASEDTLMVDWFQLIHKKQLLLRQESELMYKARDQQLAEEQSNLEGELRQLMAKPQSLKSPLDQQREADLLSRYISTVENRSNIVDVLEEDRLRELEEDEMLQNMIQNLDLQRSSGDQKKKSKFSLSRVLSLRSKRNPE; the protein is encoded by the exons agacTTCGATGCACTCAGGAAGGAAAACGTTTATGAGAACAACAAACTG GCCTTCTGTGTGGCCGAGGAGCAGTTGGGCATCCCAGCCCTGCTGGACGCTGAGGACATGGTGGCCCTGAAGGTGCCAGACCGGCTGAGCATCCTGACCTATGTGTCACAGTACTACAACTACTTCCACGGACGCTCCCCCA TTGGGGGTATGGCTGGTATCAAGAGGCCCCCTTCGGATTCTGATGAGGAACCATCTGGGAAGAAGGCTCCATCCCAGCTGGCCAGGCCCTCACCCACTCCAGCCCGGGGACAGCCGCTGTCTCCAGTCAGCACAAACCCCACCGTCCAGCGGAAGGATGGGAGCTTAGGAGGCCCCCTGCTGAAAACC GGCCAGGCCTCGGCAGTCAGCAGCACCTGCGCAGTCTGCGGCAAGCACGTGCACCTCGTGCAGAGACACCTGGCTGACGGGAAGCTCTACCACCGGAGCTGCTTCAG GTGTAAGCAGTGCTCCAACACACTGCACTCTGGGGCCTACAGGGCCACCGGCGAGCCCGGCGTCTTTGTGTGTTCCAGCCACCACCCCGAAGCTGCCTCTGCAAGCCCCACGTTGCGGGGCCCAGCCCCACGACAGCCAGGGGCCATACCCTCAGACTCCAAGCCGCCCAGTGCCCCACAGAAGGCCCAGGAGGCAAATGGGCCCCGAGATGCAGGGCCAGAGTCCAGGCCAGCGGCCCGGGAGCCTGTGATGGGCAACTCGACTGTCAAAGGCGTCCCTGCTACGGCCAACCCTCTGGCCACTGCCGCCTCCCAcgtccacgcagggagcccagccaGGCCTGCATTCTTGGCGGGCCTCCAGGGTGGCAGAGCCAGCACACGTGTGGCCAACAGCTCCCCAGTAGGGTGGTCATCGGTGGGACAGCACACAGCAGCAGTCATCCCCCGTTCTGCTCCAATGCCAAATGCCCCAGACTCTCGCCCAGCCACCCCACAGGGCCGAGTGACCCCTCAAGTGGCACCCCCCTACACCAAGGTCAGCTTGGGCCCAACGTCTCCAGGCCCAGCAGACACCCCAGACTGGGCCCCATCAGCAGCCTCCAAGATGCAGCAGGCCCGGGAGAGGTTCTTCCAGACTCCTGGAGCTGCCCCCAGTCCTGGCCCAGCTGGCAGGGCCCCGGCTCCTGCAGATGTGCCTTCTGGGGCCAACAGCAGGGAGCAGGCACTGAGCTGCCTCCGGAAGGCCCTTCCCAGGCTTGAGACTGGTGCTCTGGCACctggcag GTCCTCCCCGGCCACCTCCCCTGCTCTGAAATCCCATAGCAGAGCTGAAGGGCCACAAGCAAGTCCATCAGCCAAGCTGTCCCAGGTGGTACCTGCCCAGGTCCTCAGCCCCCCTGCGAGGACTGAGCCACCAGCCCCAAGTGTGAGCACCACCTCACGGGCATCCATGTCACCCCAGGTGGACAAGAAGGACCCGCCTGTGTCCTCAGGGGCCAGCAGGGTGGGTGCTGGCTCCACGCTGAAGCCAGAGGCCCCAGTGGCAAAGG GGTCAGGCACCAGCCCCCAGGAAGGCCAGGAAGACGGGCCCGCAGGATGGAGGGCCCGCCTGAAGCCGGTGGAGAAGAAACACCCTGCTGAGAG GGTCCTGGGAGAGCCTCGGACAGGTGACGCCCCTGGGAAAGCCCCCGGGAGCTCCGAGGGGCATGTCCATGTCCCTCCACCCCCTCGTTGGCCTGACAGGACAGCGGGCAcagccagccctgggcctggcctctcAG ccacctccccctccccgtcTTCATCCCACCGCAAGAAGCTGGCTGTCCCTGCCAGCCTGGATGTTTCTGGCGACTGGCTTCATTCTGAGCCCTCAGGGCAGGAAGCCCCAGCCCGGagctggaaggaagagaagaggaagcccCCTGCTCAGGGCACACCAG GGAGGTCCTTGGGCTCGTCTAGTGTCCCCACTCCACCCAGCAAGGCAGTGACCAACCCGGCCACG CGGCCCCCAAACTACATGCCCCCAGAAGAGATCCAGAGGCACATGCAGGACATCGAGAGGCAGCTGGACATTCTGGAGCTCAGGGGTGTGGAGCTGGAGAAGCGTCTACGCGCGGCTGAGGGGG ATGCCTCTGAGGACACCCTCATGGTGGACTGGTTCCAGCTCATTCACAAGAAGCAGCTGCTGCTGAGGCAGGAGTCGGAGCTGATGTACAA GGCCAGGGACCAGCAGCTGGCAGAGGAGCAGTCGAACCTGGAGGGGGAGCTGCGTCAGCTGATGGCCAAGCCTC AGAGTCTGAAGTCACCCCTGGACCAGCAGCGGGAGGCGGATCTGCTGAGCCGGTACATAAGCACAGTGGAGAACCGCAGCAACATCGTGGATGTCCTGGAGGAGGACCGGCTCAG AGAGCTGGAGGAGGACGAGATGCTACAGAACATGATCCAGAATCTGG atCTCCAGAGAAGCAGTGGGGATCAGAAGAAGAAGTCCAAGTTCAGCTTGTCCAGAGTCCTGTCCCTGAGGAGCAAAAGGAACCCCGAGTGA
- the MICALL2 gene encoding MICAL-like protein 2 isoform X4, with protein sequence MAAIKALQQWCRQQCEGYRDVSITNMTTSFRDGLAFCAILHRHRPDLLDFDALRKENVYENNKLAFCVAEEQLGIPALLDAEDMVALKVPDRLSILTYVSQYYNYFHGRSPIGGMAGIKRPPSDSDEEPSGKKAPSQLARPSPTPARGQPLSPVSTNPTVQRKDGSLGGPLLKTGQASAVSSTCAVCGKHVHLVQRHLADGKLYHRSCFRCKQCSNTLHSGAYRATGEPGVFVCSSHHPEAASASPTLRGPAPRQPGAIPSDSKPPSAPQKAQEANGPRDAGPESRPAAREPVMGNSTVKGVPATANPLATAASHVHAGSPARPAFLAGLQGGRASTRVANSSPVGWSSVGQHTAAVIPRSAPMPNAPDSRPATPQGRVTPQVAPPYTKVSLGPTSPGPADTPDWAPSAASKMQQARERFFQTPGAAPSPGPAGRAPAPADVPSGANSREQALSCLRKALPRLETGALAPGRSSPATSPALKSHSRAEGPQASPSAKLSQVVPAQVLSPPARTEPPAPSVSTTSRASMSPQVDKKDPPVSSGASRVGAGSTLKPEAPVAKGSGTSPQEGQEDGPAGWRARLKPVEKKHPAERVLGEPRTGDAPGKAPGSSEGHVHVPPPPRWPDRTAGTASPGPGLSATSPSPSSSHRKKLAVPASLDVSGDWLHSEPSGQEAPARSWKEEKRKPPAQGTPAGRSLGSSSVPTPPSKAVTNPATRPPNYMPPEEIQRHMQDIERQLDILELRGVELEKRLRAAEGDASEDTLMVDWFQLIHKKQLLLRQESELMYKARDQQLAEEQSNLEGELRQLMAKPQSLKSPLDQQREADLLSRYISTVENRSNIVDVLEEDRLRELEEDEMLQNMIQNLDLQRSSGDQKKKSKFSLSRVLSLRSKRNPE encoded by the exons agacTTCGATGCACTCAGGAAGGAAAACGTTTATGAGAACAACAAACTG GCCTTCTGTGTGGCCGAGGAGCAGTTGGGCATCCCAGCCCTGCTGGACGCTGAGGACATGGTGGCCCTGAAGGTGCCAGACCGGCTGAGCATCCTGACCTATGTGTCACAGTACTACAACTACTTCCACGGACGCTCCCCCA TTGGGGGTATGGCTGGTATCAAGAGGCCCCCTTCGGATTCTGATGAGGAACCATCTGGGAAGAAGGCTCCATCCCAGCTGGCCAGGCCCTCACCCACTCCAGCCCGGGGACAGCCGCTGTCTCCAGTCAGCACAAACCCCACCGTCCAGCGGAAGGATGGGAGCTTAGGAGGCCCCCTGCTGAAAACC GGCCAGGCCTCGGCAGTCAGCAGCACCTGCGCAGTCTGCGGCAAGCACGTGCACCTCGTGCAGAGACACCTGGCTGACGGGAAGCTCTACCACCGGAGCTGCTTCAG GTGTAAGCAGTGCTCCAACACACTGCACTCTGGGGCCTACAGGGCCACCGGCGAGCCCGGCGTCTTTGTGTGTTCCAGCCACCACCCCGAAGCTGCCTCTGCAAGCCCCACGTTGCGGGGCCCAGCCCCACGACAGCCAGGGGCCATACCCTCAGACTCCAAGCCGCCCAGTGCCCCACAGAAGGCCCAGGAGGCAAATGGGCCCCGAGATGCAGGGCCAGAGTCCAGGCCAGCGGCCCGGGAGCCTGTGATGGGCAACTCGACTGTCAAAGGCGTCCCTGCTACGGCCAACCCTCTGGCCACTGCCGCCTCCCAcgtccacgcagggagcccagccaGGCCTGCATTCTTGGCGGGCCTCCAGGGTGGCAGAGCCAGCACACGTGTGGCCAACAGCTCCCCAGTAGGGTGGTCATCGGTGGGACAGCACACAGCAGCAGTCATCCCCCGTTCTGCTCCAATGCCAAATGCCCCAGACTCTCGCCCAGCCACCCCACAGGGCCGAGTGACCCCTCAAGTGGCACCCCCCTACACCAAGGTCAGCTTGGGCCCAACGTCTCCAGGCCCAGCAGACACCCCAGACTGGGCCCCATCAGCAGCCTCCAAGATGCAGCAGGCCCGGGAGAGGTTCTTCCAGACTCCTGGAGCTGCCCCCAGTCCTGGCCCAGCTGGCAGGGCCCCGGCTCCTGCAGATGTGCCTTCTGGGGCCAACAGCAGGGAGCAGGCACTGAGCTGCCTCCGGAAGGCCCTTCCCAGGCTTGAGACTGGTGCTCTGGCACctggcag GTCCTCCCCGGCCACCTCCCCTGCTCTGAAATCCCATAGCAGAGCTGAAGGGCCACAAGCAAGTCCATCAGCCAAGCTGTCCCAGGTGGTACCTGCCCAGGTCCTCAGCCCCCCTGCGAGGACTGAGCCACCAGCCCCAAGTGTGAGCACCACCTCACGGGCATCCATGTCACCCCAGGTGGACAAGAAGGACCCGCCTGTGTCCTCAGGGGCCAGCAGGGTGGGTGCTGGCTCCACGCTGAAGCCAGAGGCCCCAGTGGCAAAGG GGTCAGGCACCAGCCCCCAGGAAGGCCAGGAAGACGGGCCCGCAGGATGGAGGGCCCGCCTGAAGCCGGTGGAGAAGAAACACCCTGCTGAGAG GGTCCTGGGAGAGCCTCGGACAGGTGACGCCCCTGGGAAAGCCCCCGGGAGCTCCGAGGGGCATGTCCATGTCCCTCCACCCCCTCGTTGGCCTGACAGGACAGCGGGCAcagccagccctgggcctggcctctcAG ccacctccccctccccgtcTTCATCCCACCGCAAGAAGCTGGCTGTCCCTGCCAGCCTGGATGTTTCTGGCGACTGGCTTCATTCTGAGCCCTCAGGGCAGGAAGCCCCAGCCCGGagctggaaggaagagaagaggaagcccCCTGCTCAGGGCACACCAG CAGGGAGGTCCTTGGGCTCGTCTAGTGTCCCCACTCCACCCAGCAAGGCAGTGACCAACCCGGCCACG CGGCCCCCAAACTACATGCCCCCAGAAGAGATCCAGAGGCACATGCAGGACATCGAGAGGCAGCTGGACATTCTGGAGCTCAGGGGTGTGGAGCTGGAGAAGCGTCTACGCGCGGCTGAGGGGG ATGCCTCTGAGGACACCCTCATGGTGGACTGGTTCCAGCTCATTCACAAGAAGCAGCTGCTGCTGAGGCAGGAGTCGGAGCTGATGTACAA GGCCAGGGACCAGCAGCTGGCAGAGGAGCAGTCGAACCTGGAGGGGGAGCTGCGTCAGCTGATGGCCAAGCCTC AGAGTCTGAAGTCACCCCTGGACCAGCAGCGGGAGGCGGATCTGCTGAGCCGGTACATAAGCACAGTGGAGAACCGCAGCAACATCGTGGATGTCCTGGAGGAGGACCGGCTCAG AGAGCTGGAGGAGGACGAGATGCTACAGAACATGATCCAGAATCTGG atCTCCAGAGAAGCAGTGGGGATCAGAAGAAGAAGTCCAAGTTCAGCTTGTCCAGAGTCCTGTCCCTGAGGAGCAAAAGGAACCCCGAGTGA
- the MICALL2 gene encoding MICAL-like protein 2 isoform X3 — MRVSVFGIANPPCLELCLAHDRDFDALRKENVYENNKLAFCVAEEQLGIPALLDAEDMVALKVPDRLSILTYVSQYYNYFHGRSPIGGMAGIKRPPSDSDEEPSGKKAPSQLARPSPTPARGQPLSPVSTNPTVQRKDGSLGGPLLKTGQASAVSSTCAVCGKHVHLVQRHLADGKLYHRSCFRCKQCSNTLHSGAYRATGEPGVFVCSSHHPEAASASPTLRGPAPRQPGAIPSDSKPPSAPQKAQEANGPRDAGPESRPAAREPVMGNSTVKGVPATANPLATAASHVHAGSPARPAFLAGLQGGRASTRVANSSPVGWSSVGQHTAAVIPRSAPMPNAPDSRPATPQGRVTPQVAPPYTKVSLGPTSPGPADTPDWAPSAASKMQQARERFFQTPGAAPSPGPAGRAPAPADVPSGANSREQALSCLRKALPRLETGALAPGRSSPATSPALKSHSRAEGPQASPSAKLSQVVPAQVLSPPARTEPPAPSVSTTSRASMSPQVDKKDPPVSSGASRVGAGSTLKPEAPVAKGSGTSPQEGQEDGPAGWRARLKPVEKKHPAERVLGEPRTGDAPGKAPGSSEGHVHVPPPPRWPDRTAGTASPGPGLSATSPSPSSSHRKKLAVPASLDVSGDWLHSEPSGQEAPARSWKEEKRKPPAQGTPAGRSLGSSSVPTPPSKAVTNPATRPPNYMPPEEIQRHMQDIERQLDILELRGVELEKRLRAAEGDASEDTLMVDWFQLIHKKQLLLRQESELMYKARDQQLAEEQSNLEGELRQLMAKPQSLKSPLDQQREADLLSRYISTVENRSNIVDVLEEDRLRELEEDEMLQNMIQNLVSALPTPRSPEKQWGSEEEVQVQLVQSPVPEEQKEPRVSCLASRRTLTLGPGRVATAGVGVWCGDVHHPPRGV, encoded by the exons agacTTCGATGCACTCAGGAAGGAAAACGTTTATGAGAACAACAAACTG GCCTTCTGTGTGGCCGAGGAGCAGTTGGGCATCCCAGCCCTGCTGGACGCTGAGGACATGGTGGCCCTGAAGGTGCCAGACCGGCTGAGCATCCTGACCTATGTGTCACAGTACTACAACTACTTCCACGGACGCTCCCCCA TTGGGGGTATGGCTGGTATCAAGAGGCCCCCTTCGGATTCTGATGAGGAACCATCTGGGAAGAAGGCTCCATCCCAGCTGGCCAGGCCCTCACCCACTCCAGCCCGGGGACAGCCGCTGTCTCCAGTCAGCACAAACCCCACCGTCCAGCGGAAGGATGGGAGCTTAGGAGGCCCCCTGCTGAAAACC GGCCAGGCCTCGGCAGTCAGCAGCACCTGCGCAGTCTGCGGCAAGCACGTGCACCTCGTGCAGAGACACCTGGCTGACGGGAAGCTCTACCACCGGAGCTGCTTCAG GTGTAAGCAGTGCTCCAACACACTGCACTCTGGGGCCTACAGGGCCACCGGCGAGCCCGGCGTCTTTGTGTGTTCCAGCCACCACCCCGAAGCTGCCTCTGCAAGCCCCACGTTGCGGGGCCCAGCCCCACGACAGCCAGGGGCCATACCCTCAGACTCCAAGCCGCCCAGTGCCCCACAGAAGGCCCAGGAGGCAAATGGGCCCCGAGATGCAGGGCCAGAGTCCAGGCCAGCGGCCCGGGAGCCTGTGATGGGCAACTCGACTGTCAAAGGCGTCCCTGCTACGGCCAACCCTCTGGCCACTGCCGCCTCCCAcgtccacgcagggagcccagccaGGCCTGCATTCTTGGCGGGCCTCCAGGGTGGCAGAGCCAGCACACGTGTGGCCAACAGCTCCCCAGTAGGGTGGTCATCGGTGGGACAGCACACAGCAGCAGTCATCCCCCGTTCTGCTCCAATGCCAAATGCCCCAGACTCTCGCCCAGCCACCCCACAGGGCCGAGTGACCCCTCAAGTGGCACCCCCCTACACCAAGGTCAGCTTGGGCCCAACGTCTCCAGGCCCAGCAGACACCCCAGACTGGGCCCCATCAGCAGCCTCCAAGATGCAGCAGGCCCGGGAGAGGTTCTTCCAGACTCCTGGAGCTGCCCCCAGTCCTGGCCCAGCTGGCAGGGCCCCGGCTCCTGCAGATGTGCCTTCTGGGGCCAACAGCAGGGAGCAGGCACTGAGCTGCCTCCGGAAGGCCCTTCCCAGGCTTGAGACTGGTGCTCTGGCACctggcag GTCCTCCCCGGCCACCTCCCCTGCTCTGAAATCCCATAGCAGAGCTGAAGGGCCACAAGCAAGTCCATCAGCCAAGCTGTCCCAGGTGGTACCTGCCCAGGTCCTCAGCCCCCCTGCGAGGACTGAGCCACCAGCCCCAAGTGTGAGCACCACCTCACGGGCATCCATGTCACCCCAGGTGGACAAGAAGGACCCGCCTGTGTCCTCAGGGGCCAGCAGGGTGGGTGCTGGCTCCACGCTGAAGCCAGAGGCCCCAGTGGCAAAGG GGTCAGGCACCAGCCCCCAGGAAGGCCAGGAAGACGGGCCCGCAGGATGGAGGGCCCGCCTGAAGCCGGTGGAGAAGAAACACCCTGCTGAGAG GGTCCTGGGAGAGCCTCGGACAGGTGACGCCCCTGGGAAAGCCCCCGGGAGCTCCGAGGGGCATGTCCATGTCCCTCCACCCCCTCGTTGGCCTGACAGGACAGCGGGCAcagccagccctgggcctggcctctcAG ccacctccccctccccgtcTTCATCCCACCGCAAGAAGCTGGCTGTCCCTGCCAGCCTGGATGTTTCTGGCGACTGGCTTCATTCTGAGCCCTCAGGGCAGGAAGCCCCAGCCCGGagctggaaggaagagaagaggaagcccCCTGCTCAGGGCACACCAG CAGGGAGGTCCTTGGGCTCGTCTAGTGTCCCCACTCCACCCAGCAAGGCAGTGACCAACCCGGCCACG CGGCCCCCAAACTACATGCCCCCAGAAGAGATCCAGAGGCACATGCAGGACATCGAGAGGCAGCTGGACATTCTGGAGCTCAGGGGTGTGGAGCTGGAGAAGCGTCTACGCGCGGCTGAGGGGG ATGCCTCTGAGGACACCCTCATGGTGGACTGGTTCCAGCTCATTCACAAGAAGCAGCTGCTGCTGAGGCAGGAGTCGGAGCTGATGTACAA GGCCAGGGACCAGCAGCTGGCAGAGGAGCAGTCGAACCTGGAGGGGGAGCTGCGTCAGCTGATGGCCAAGCCTC AGAGTCTGAAGTCACCCCTGGACCAGCAGCGGGAGGCGGATCTGCTGAGCCGGTACATAAGCACAGTGGAGAACCGCAGCAACATCGTGGATGTCCTGGAGGAGGACCGGCTCAG AGAGCTGGAGGAGGACGAGATGCTACAGAACATGATCCAGAATCTGG TGTccgccctccccactcccagatCTCCAGAGAAGCAGTGGGGATCAGAAGAAGAAGTCCAAGTTCAGCTTGTCCAGAGTCCTGTCCCTGAGGAGCAAAAGGAACCCCGAGTGAGCTGCCTGGCCAGCCGCAGGACACTGACCCTTGGCCCGGGGAGGGTGGCCaccgcgggggtgggggtgtggtgtGGGGATGTGCACCACCCTCCCCGTGGGGTCTGA
- the MICALL2 gene encoding MICAL-like protein 2 isoform X2, translated as MAAIKALQQWCRQQCEGYRDVSITNMTTSFRDGLAFCAILHRHRPDLLDFDALRKENVYENNKLAFCVAEEQLGIPALLDAEDMVALKVPDRLSILTYVSQYYNYFHGRSPIGGMAGIKRPPSDSDEEPSGKKAPSQLARPSPTPARGQPLSPVSTNPTVQRKDGSLGGPLLKTGQASAVSSTCAVCGKHVHLVQRHLADGKLYHRSCFRCKQCSNTLHSGAYRATGEPGVFVCSSHHPEAASASPTLRGPAPRQPGAIPSDSKPPSAPQKAQEANGPRDAGPESRPAAREPVMGNSTVKGVPATANPLATAASHVHAGSPARPAFLAGLQGGRASTRVANSSPVGWSSVGQHTAAVIPRSAPMPNAPDSRPATPQGRVTPQVAPPYTKVSLGPTSPGPADTPDWAPSAASKMQQARERFFQTPGAAPSPGPAGRAPAPADVPSGANSREQALSCLRKALPRLETGALAPGRSSPATSPALKSHSRAEGPQASPSAKLSQVVPAQVLSPPARTEPPAPSVSTTSRASMSPQVDKKDPPVSSGASRVGAGSTLKPEAPVAKGSGTSPQEGQEDGPAGWRARLKPVEKKHPAERVLGEPRTGDAPGKAPGSSEGHVHVPPPPRWPDRTAGTASPGPGLSATSPSPSSSHRKKLAVPASLDVSGDWLHSEPSGQEAPARSWKEEKRKPPAQGTPGRSLGSSSVPTPPSKAVTNPATRPPNYMPPEEIQRHMQDIERQLDILELRGVELEKRLRAAEGDASEDTLMVDWFQLIHKKQLLLRQESELMYKARDQQLAEEQSNLEGELRQLMAKPQSLKSPLDQQREADLLSRYISTVENRSNIVDVLEEDRLRELEEDEMLQNMIQNLVSALPTPRSPEKQWGSEEEVQVQLVQSPVPEEQKEPRVSCLASRRTLTLGPGRVATAGVGVWCGDVHHPPRGV; from the exons agacTTCGATGCACTCAGGAAGGAAAACGTTTATGAGAACAACAAACTG GCCTTCTGTGTGGCCGAGGAGCAGTTGGGCATCCCAGCCCTGCTGGACGCTGAGGACATGGTGGCCCTGAAGGTGCCAGACCGGCTGAGCATCCTGACCTATGTGTCACAGTACTACAACTACTTCCACGGACGCTCCCCCA TTGGGGGTATGGCTGGTATCAAGAGGCCCCCTTCGGATTCTGATGAGGAACCATCTGGGAAGAAGGCTCCATCCCAGCTGGCCAGGCCCTCACCCACTCCAGCCCGGGGACAGCCGCTGTCTCCAGTCAGCACAAACCCCACCGTCCAGCGGAAGGATGGGAGCTTAGGAGGCCCCCTGCTGAAAACC GGCCAGGCCTCGGCAGTCAGCAGCACCTGCGCAGTCTGCGGCAAGCACGTGCACCTCGTGCAGAGACACCTGGCTGACGGGAAGCTCTACCACCGGAGCTGCTTCAG GTGTAAGCAGTGCTCCAACACACTGCACTCTGGGGCCTACAGGGCCACCGGCGAGCCCGGCGTCTTTGTGTGTTCCAGCCACCACCCCGAAGCTGCCTCTGCAAGCCCCACGTTGCGGGGCCCAGCCCCACGACAGCCAGGGGCCATACCCTCAGACTCCAAGCCGCCCAGTGCCCCACAGAAGGCCCAGGAGGCAAATGGGCCCCGAGATGCAGGGCCAGAGTCCAGGCCAGCGGCCCGGGAGCCTGTGATGGGCAACTCGACTGTCAAAGGCGTCCCTGCTACGGCCAACCCTCTGGCCACTGCCGCCTCCCAcgtccacgcagggagcccagccaGGCCTGCATTCTTGGCGGGCCTCCAGGGTGGCAGAGCCAGCACACGTGTGGCCAACAGCTCCCCAGTAGGGTGGTCATCGGTGGGACAGCACACAGCAGCAGTCATCCCCCGTTCTGCTCCAATGCCAAATGCCCCAGACTCTCGCCCAGCCACCCCACAGGGCCGAGTGACCCCTCAAGTGGCACCCCCCTACACCAAGGTCAGCTTGGGCCCAACGTCTCCAGGCCCAGCAGACACCCCAGACTGGGCCCCATCAGCAGCCTCCAAGATGCAGCAGGCCCGGGAGAGGTTCTTCCAGACTCCTGGAGCTGCCCCCAGTCCTGGCCCAGCTGGCAGGGCCCCGGCTCCTGCAGATGTGCCTTCTGGGGCCAACAGCAGGGAGCAGGCACTGAGCTGCCTCCGGAAGGCCCTTCCCAGGCTTGAGACTGGTGCTCTGGCACctggcag GTCCTCCCCGGCCACCTCCCCTGCTCTGAAATCCCATAGCAGAGCTGAAGGGCCACAAGCAAGTCCATCAGCCAAGCTGTCCCAGGTGGTACCTGCCCAGGTCCTCAGCCCCCCTGCGAGGACTGAGCCACCAGCCCCAAGTGTGAGCACCACCTCACGGGCATCCATGTCACCCCAGGTGGACAAGAAGGACCCGCCTGTGTCCTCAGGGGCCAGCAGGGTGGGTGCTGGCTCCACGCTGAAGCCAGAGGCCCCAGTGGCAAAGG GGTCAGGCACCAGCCCCCAGGAAGGCCAGGAAGACGGGCCCGCAGGATGGAGGGCCCGCCTGAAGCCGGTGGAGAAGAAACACCCTGCTGAGAG GGTCCTGGGAGAGCCTCGGACAGGTGACGCCCCTGGGAAAGCCCCCGGGAGCTCCGAGGGGCATGTCCATGTCCCTCCACCCCCTCGTTGGCCTGACAGGACAGCGGGCAcagccagccctgggcctggcctctcAG ccacctccccctccccgtcTTCATCCCACCGCAAGAAGCTGGCTGTCCCTGCCAGCCTGGATGTTTCTGGCGACTGGCTTCATTCTGAGCCCTCAGGGCAGGAAGCCCCAGCCCGGagctggaaggaagagaagaggaagcccCCTGCTCAGGGCACACCAG GGAGGTCCTTGGGCTCGTCTAGTGTCCCCACTCCACCCAGCAAGGCAGTGACCAACCCGGCCACG CGGCCCCCAAACTACATGCCCCCAGAAGAGATCCAGAGGCACATGCAGGACATCGAGAGGCAGCTGGACATTCTGGAGCTCAGGGGTGTGGAGCTGGAGAAGCGTCTACGCGCGGCTGAGGGGG ATGCCTCTGAGGACACCCTCATGGTGGACTGGTTCCAGCTCATTCACAAGAAGCAGCTGCTGCTGAGGCAGGAGTCGGAGCTGATGTACAA GGCCAGGGACCAGCAGCTGGCAGAGGAGCAGTCGAACCTGGAGGGGGAGCTGCGTCAGCTGATGGCCAAGCCTC AGAGTCTGAAGTCACCCCTGGACCAGCAGCGGGAGGCGGATCTGCTGAGCCGGTACATAAGCACAGTGGAGAACCGCAGCAACATCGTGGATGTCCTGGAGGAGGACCGGCTCAG AGAGCTGGAGGAGGACGAGATGCTACAGAACATGATCCAGAATCTGG TGTccgccctccccactcccagatCTCCAGAGAAGCAGTGGGGATCAGAAGAAGAAGTCCAAGTTCAGCTTGTCCAGAGTCCTGTCCCTGAGGAGCAAAAGGAACCCCGAGTGAGCTGCCTGGCCAGCCGCAGGACACTGACCCTTGGCCCGGGGAGGGTGGCCaccgcgggggtgggggtgtggtgtGGGGATGTGCACCACCCTCCCCGTGGGGTCTGA